The DNA region TGCATCAAGCATGCAAGATcctggagcaggacagaggcCACAGGGCGACGTTTGCGTGTGCGCGGGACACTGGTGCATGGGTACAGCCTCTGATCACACGCTGCTCACCAGATCTCCAGCTATGGAGTCTCAGAGCCCGAGCCCTTGTTTGGGCGATGCTGCAAAAAAATCATTTCCCCACTGTCCCAGGGATGGTCCCTCGGCCTCCCTGCACCTTACTGCAAAGCTCTGCAAAGCCATGGCCACTGATAGCAGCAGTGGCCAGACACAAAGGAGTGCAGAGCTGCCGTCTACTACTAGCTTACTCCTGGTCGCCTGCAGTGCAGAGGACACCGTGCTCAGGGCCACCCGTAGCTGCCAGCCAGCTCTTCTCCTCAGACACCATGAGCAGCTGGGGGCAAggctgtcccctcgcaaggtTTGTCAGTCCACAGCCACAACCATGGGCAAACTCACCGCCAGGCCCAGTgacactgctgttttctttccaaatctcCCTGAAAACCACTGCCAAAAGGGAATAGAGAGCAAAGCTGTGACCTGAAGAGAGAACCAAAGGGGAGTCTCAGCAACATCCCCCAGGACTGCCGGTCTCTGCCTGGGTGACATCCTTGCTAACGGGCAGAAGCAGCAGCGCGTGGCTCCATGAGGCCGAGCTGCCCATGCTCGAGGGATCCAAGGATCCACCCCTCCACCAGGAAGGTCTGCCTGGGGCTCACTTACCAACATGATAAGCACTAAATGGTGAAACTTCCCGGCCAGCCCTGCGGCATAAGTACAGAAGAAGGCAAAGATCCCCTGTATGATCTGGGAAAGCAACACGGAGACGTTCATGGCTGGGGGGTCCGAGTTCACTGTCCGGATAACTTGCCTGGACATCTCGTCCCCCAAGCTCTCCTCCTGCCGCGGCAGGTCTCGCACCTGGAAGGCCAGGGATGCAAAGAGGAAGCCACAGAGCAGCCGGGTGTAGGGCTTGTGTCCCATGATCATCCTCAGGCAGCTGGTGAAGGGCAGTTCAACCTTCCCCAGGGGACTGAGGGGCCCTGCGAGGAGAGACAGCAGGGCTGGCGCTGGAGCTGCCAGAACAAACACGATGGGGTGGGAGGGACAGGGGAACCGCGCCGCTGTGTCTGGGGTGCAGCTCAGCTGGGTGAGGAGCTATCGGAGCCTGACGTCTCAGTGCAGAGACAGCAGCCGTGGTGTGAGCTACCGGCAGGATTTTCCCTCTTTACACTGCGCCCGTGGGCTGGCCTGCGTAGCTCTGCGGGCTGCGTGTTGGTGAGACCTGCTCAGTGTGAAGCAGCGAGCTGCAGACCCTGTCCCGGGCCCACGGCTCCCTGCAAGAGCCCCCAGGCAGCCTGAGCCTTCCTTCCTCCAGagcatctcccctctcctctgtgGGAGCAAGATGCTGCCAGCACAAACCAAGGAGGGCCTCAGCATCCACGGATGTGTGCGTTTCTGAGCCCCACACCTGGAGAGCCATCCCCTGCGtagcagcccagctccctccgCCTCGCACCTTCCTCTGCAACCCCATCCTCACCACCCACTGCCACCGGGCACCCTCCAGGTTGGATCTAAATGGACCTTACCAGGCTTCTCGCTGACTCCGAAGACGAGAATCAGACAGGACAGGCAATAGATTGAGCTCAGGGCCAGGGATGCAAATACATAGGCCCTACGCTGGAAAACGAGAGACGGGGCACAGTGACAACGCGGTGCCACgcacagagctggcagcacggccagcactgcctgccccagagcttccaggaggagcaggggtcAGACGAGCGAGCCCTTACCGTGTTCTTCAGAGAGTCCGTGAGGCTGTAGGTGCTGGTGTTGTGCAGGCTCTCCTTTGACATGTAACAGCTGTTCATCATGTGGGCATGGTAACTGCCCACAATCTGCCCCTGGATTCCTGACCCGAGGAGCGCGCTGAACAACTCCATCCCCATTCCTGCCAGGACCACCAGGAGAGAAACCTCAGTCCCACTCCCTGGCTGATGGGACACATCCCTCAGGGTAAGAGACCAGCTTTGGGAATGGAATTGGAGGCACCAGCATCCGGAGCTCCCTCAGAAGAAGAGACCTGCTATTTCTacctgctctgattttttttcccttggctcAAGCATTAAATGCTCTAATGTTTGGAACCACTAAGTCTGGGTCCTGAGTCCCCTAGGGATGAAACGGATCTAAGAAATGTTTCTGCGGGTAAATTCTTTGCAGAAGATGACTGGTTTCATCCCTGTTTTCATATCCCTGGTTTACCCCATCCACTCTGCAGCCTGATCAAAGCCAGAGGAACTTATTCACCTCTCCTCTGGGGAGGGTCTCCCAGGAACGCAGGCAGCCGGGGGTTGTAGGGGCACAGACACTTACTGTAGGCAGTGGCTGAGTCACGGTCTCTCTGGGTTCCTCCCAGGAACATTGTCAGGGAAGAGTACGGCACGTGGTGGCACTAGGGAGAGCACAGTTCAAACACAGCTCcggctgctgcttccctggtTTGCTAGCCACGACCCCCCTCGTCCCTACACACAGCGGATTATGCTGCCTTCTGTGCCACCCCTGCACGCAGGTGGCTTTTCACCTTCTTCTTCTCTGATTTGCTCTGTTCCCACAAACCGGTGATGGAGAAGTTCACATCACCATATCCAGGCAGCCCAGCCGAATCCCCAGCATGAAAATGCACTGCTCCGTCtcaccatccctgcagggaTGGTCTGCAACATCCCGCATCCCTCACTGCTCCCCAGCTAAAGCTCTCCCAGGCTCCGCTCCAGGTCCCTTCCTGGAGAGGCTGGGGCTCCCCAGCTGACCGTGTCCCCGTTCCTTGCAGTACAGGATGATGTGTAAGACAGTCAGCCCCAGGCACCATGTTCCTTACAGTCATGCAAATCTGGAAGGAGTTGTACATGAACAGGTACCACAGGAACTTCAGGGAGGTGGGGGTGGCATCCGAGAGGGTGAACCACACCATGCAGTAGCAGAGCACCCCGAATGGCATGGACCACACGATCCTGGGGAGGAAGTGGAGGTGGTCAAGATGTGACCCTCGGAATAAGGAGGTCACGCTTCTCATTGCACAAGCAGAGCTCCGCAGCACAGCCTCCTCCCCAGCCGCCAAACCACAGCACAGCTACTGCAAGATCAAGACCTGCGAGAGGAAGCAGCTTTGCTCAAGTGAGTGTCCATCAgtcaggctggggcagggctaAATGAGAGAAAAAGTAACGTCTAAGTTGTCCAACATTTCTTATTCTATTGCCTAACTACTTCAAGTCCTTGCCCTGCAGCAAAACCCTGGAGGCAGCGGTAACCCTCTACGTGCAAGATCTGCCCGTGGTTAG from Pelecanus crispus isolate bPelCri1 chromosome 14, bPelCri1.pri, whole genome shotgun sequence includes:
- the LOC104038288 gene encoding sodium-dependent lysophosphatidylcholine symporter 1-like, producing the protein MLPGGHEGVELQGLTQEGAVPQRRVDCRELQEKPGLLLCRKVCYAIGGIPYQMTGNALGFFFQIFLLDVVQLEPFNASLIIFLGRAWDAVTDPAVGFLVSKSPKRKCGKLVPWIVWSMPFGVLCYCMVWFTLSDATPTSLKFLWYLFMYNSFQICMTCHHVPYSSLTMFLGGTQRDRDSATAYRMGMELFSALLGSGIQGQIVGSYHAHMMNSCYMSKESLHNTSTYSLTDSLKNTRRAYVFASLALSSIYCLSCLILVFGVSEKPGPLSPLGKVELPFTSCLRMIMGHKPYTRLLCGFLFASLAFQVRDLPRQEESLGDEMSRQVIRTVNSDPPAMNVSVLLSQIIQGIFAFFCTYAAGLAGKFHHLVLIMLVTALLSIPFWQWFSGRFGKKTAVSLGLALIIPALIAVTQVTHNFLAFVFLVIVAGCSMAVLYLLPWSMLPDTVDDFMLRNPSCLNLEALFYSFYVFFNKLAGGLAVGVSTLSLHFAGYRAGDCMYNPSVILTLHLLMAPVPISLLLIAIVTFCLHPINEDRRKQMGMEMEAMGHQVQCSSQE